A single window of Nicotiana sylvestris chromosome 5, ASM39365v2, whole genome shotgun sequence DNA harbors:
- the LOC104240933 gene encoding vetispiradiene synthase 3-like translates to MSRGNNIVKHEEEEIVRPVANFSPSLWADQFHSFSFDNQVAEKYAQEIEVLKEQTRSMLLATGQKLDETMNLIDVIERLGIGYHFEKEIDEILEHIYNENTNFEGDDYNDLCTSALQFRLFRQHGYNISPEIFSKFQDENGKFKESLASDVLGLLSLYEASYVRTHADDILKDALAFSTIHLESVAPHFKSPLREQVTHALEQCLHKGVPRLETRFFISSIYEKEESKNDMLLRFAKLDFNLLQMLHKQELAEVSRWWKDLDFVTTLPYARDRAVECYFWTIGVYFEPQYSQARVMLAKTIAMISIVDDTFDVYGIVKELDIYTDAIQRWDVSEIDRLPDYMKISYKALLNLYDDYEKELSNYGRSNVVYYAKERMKEIVRNYNVEAKWFIEGYMPPVSEYLSNALITSTYYLLTTTSYLAMKSVTKKDFEWLAKNPKILEANVTLCRVIDDIATYEVEKSRGQIATGIECYMRDYGVSTEEAMNKFQEMAEIAWKDVNEGILRPTPVSTEILTRILNLSRMIDVAYKNNQDGYTHPEKVVKPHIIALLVDSIKV, encoded by the exons ATGTCCCGAGGCAATAATATTGTGAAGCATGAAGAAGAAGAGATCGTTCGCCCCGTCGCCAACTTCTCTCCTAGTCTATGGGCTGATCAGTTCCATTCATTCTCCTTTGACAATCAA GTTGCAGAAAAATATGCTCAAGAGATTGAAGTATTGAAGGAACAAACAAGGAGCATGTTATTAGCTACTGGACAGAAATTGGATGAGACAATGAATTTGATAGATGTTATTGAACGCCTTGGCATTGGCTACCATTTTGAGAAAGAGATTGATGAGATTTTAGAGCATATTTACaatgaaaatacaaattttgagGGTGATGATTATAATGATTTATGTACTTCTGCACTTCAATTTCGATTGTTTAGGCAACATGGTTACAACATTTCTCCTG AAATTTTCAGCAAATTCCAAGATGAAAATGGCAAATTCAAGGAGTCTCTTGCTAGTGATGTCTTAGGATTATTGAGCTTGTATGAAGCTTCATATGTAAGGACTCATGCTGACGATATCTTAAAAGACGCACTTGCTTTCTCCACTATCCATCTTGAATCTGTAGCTCCACATTTTAAATCTCCACTTAGGGAGCAAGTGACACATGCCCTTGAGCAATGTTTGCACAAGGGCGTTCCTAGACTAGAGACACGATTCTTCATCTCATCAATTTACGAGAAGGAGGAATCAAAGAATGACATGTTACTTCGATTTGCCAAATTGGATTTTAACTTGCTTCAGATGTTGCACAAACAAGAACTTGCTGAAGTATCAAG GTGGTGGAAAGATTTGGATTTTGTGACAACACTTCCATATGCTAGAGACAGGGCAGTAGAATGTTACTTTTGGACAATAGGAGTATATTTCGAGCCTCAATATTCTCAAGCTCGTGTCATGCTTGCTAAGACTATAGCGATGATTTCAATCGTTGATGACACATTTGACGTTTATGGTATAGTTAAAGAACTTGACATATACACGGATGCCATACAAAG GTGGGATGTTAGTGAAATTGATCGACTTCCTGATTACATGAAAATCAGTTATAAAGCTCTTTTAAATCTTTACGACGACTATGAAAAGGAATTATCCAATTATGGAAGATCTAATGTTGTCTACTATGCGAAAGAAAGA ATGAAAGAAATAGTAAGGAATTATAACGTTGAGGCGAAGTGGTTTATTGAAGGATATATGCCACCTGTCTCTGAGTACTTGAGCAACGCATTAATAACTAGCACTTATTACTTGTTAACTACAACGTCCTATTTGGCCATGAAATCTGTTACCAAGAAGGATTTTGAGTGGTTAGCAAAGAACCCTAAAATTCTTGAAGCTAATGTAACATTATGCAGAGTTATTGATGATATAGCGACGTACGAG GTCGAAAAAAGTAGGGGTCAAATTGCAACAGGAATTGAGTGTTACATGAGAGATTATGGTGTATCTACTGAAGAAGCAATGAATAAATTTCAAGAAATGGCTGAAATAGCATGGAAGGATGTAAATGAAGGAATTCTTAGACCAACTCCTGTCTCTACAGAGATTTTAACTCGTATTCTCAATCTTTCTCGCATGATTGACGTCGCATATAAGAACAATCAAGATGGATACACTCATCCGGAGAAAGTCGTAAAGCCTCATATTATTGCCCTACTTGTGGACTCCATCAAAGTTTAA